The nucleotide sequence GAAACCTATCCGCCCTCCGCCTGCGATCAGGACCCGGCGCAGCGGCTCGGCGTGCTTGTCGAAAGCAGAAAGCGTTTCCAGCAGCTTCGCCTTCTCGCTGACGAGATAGACAAGGTCGCCCGGCTTTAGCCGGTCATTGCCGCGAGGGATTATCAGCTCCTCGTCCCGAACCACGGCCGCGATAAGAGGGCTTGGTCTTCCAATCTTGGCGGAAATCTCAGAGAGGCGAACGCCCGCCAGCCGCGCCTCTTTGTCCAGCTGTATCCCGATGAACTTGACGCGGCCGTCGGCAAACTCGCCTACGTCAACGGCTCCGGGGACGCTCATTAGCCTATCGATAGTCTTTACAACCTCGATCTCCGGGTTGATTATGGTGTCGATATGAGGCGGCCGATCGCGGAACGTCCCGTGATAATTCTCGAAGTCGGCATCCCGCATGCGGGCGAGTTTCTTGACTGACTGTGAGATTGTGTCCGCGATGAGGCACGCGGCGAGGTTCGTGTCGTCGCTGTTGGTTACCGCAAGGAGTATCTCGGCCTCTTCTATGCCCGCCTCCGCAAGGACCACTGGACTGCTTCCAGACCCGGTTATGACCTGCACGTCTATGCTGTCCGAGACGCGCCGGATGGCCTCGGGGTCAATGTCTATTACAACCACGTCCTTGTTCTCATGGGCCAGGCGAGAAGCGATGTGAAAACCGACCTCACCCGCGCCAACGATCACGACTTTCAACTGATCTGCTCCCTCTCGGTTGCCATCAACTCACGGTTAGCCCCTACTATACACAATCTGATCTGTCATTTGTTGACGATGAGGGGAGAAGCGCAGAAGGGGGAAAAGGGGCAAATGGATGGCCTTACGCGGGAACCGTTGGAAACCTCATTCGCCTCAGTCTTCCATTAGCCTGAATGACCTTCAGGGTAGCGGATAGTGAAATCCCATATCGACTGTGCCCGTATCCGGCGCGCCGTCGGCCTGGGTCGTGTGGTGACTCCCATACTCCAGATAACGACTTCCAGCATCAATGCAGGGGCTGTTTGGGTCGAGGTAGTAGCTCCCAAGCGGCCCATCAAAGAAGAGCGGGTCGGCGTTTATGTTCCCCTCGCCCTCAATCTGCTCGCCTATACAGCAATACCTCGCCTCGCATCCGTCGATGTCATCGCCATTGCCCCAAACTATGCAATCCAGCAGCCTGCATGAATCCCTGCCGAGAATACCACCGTACTCCGGGGCCGAATTATCGGCTATTGTGCAGTTCTGGATATCCACAATAGACCTACTCAGCCGCATCGCGCCTCCGGACTCCACGGCGGTGCAACCCACTATGAGAGTATCGTCCAGAGTCACTACGGAGTCCGTGATACTGACTCCGCCGCCCCAGTAGGCTGCGCAATCCGATATCAAGTTCCCTGAGCAAGTTACAGAGCTGCGATAGAAATAGAAGGCGCCACCCCACCCGCGCGCCATATTTCCAGACAGTCTGTTTTCTGAGATATCAGCTGTGCTGTCGGACAAGAACACGCCAGCGCCGACGTAATCATATTCGCCAGACCTGACGTTGCCCTCAATCTCATTATTCCACAGGACCACTCTGCTGTCCCAACATTCGATGCCCGCCGTGTTATTCCTGATGACATTCCCACTTGCCTCCAGGACGCAACCATCATAGCCGCAGATGACGCCCGGACCGTCATTATCCTCGATGGTGTTGGCCCAAGCCATGATGGTGCAGGGGCCATAGCCGCACACGCCTCCACCTCTATTCTCGCTGATGATGTTATCTGATATCTCTGCCGTCGAATCCTCGCCGATGGAGACACCATAGCTGTATTCGCCACAACCATTTCGCCGGATTGTGTTGCCCTCAATCTCCACCGCGCAGAAAGAAGAGCAACGTATCCCATCTCCATAATATTCAGTGCCGTTCTCCTGGATCACACAGTTGGTGATCGTCGGGGATGAATACCTGTTGTATATGCCGTTCTGGGAATTGGAGGTAATCGTGTTGTC is from bacterium and encodes:
- the trkA gene encoding Trk system potassium transporter TrkA; this translates as MKVVIVGAGEVGFHIASRLAHENKDVVVIDIDPEAIRRVSDSIDVQVITGSGSSPVVLAEAGIEEAEILLAVTNSDDTNLAACLIADTISQSVKKLARMRDADFENYHGTFRDRPPHIDTIINPEIEVVKTIDRLMSVPGAVDVGEFADGRVKFIGIQLDKEARLAGVRLSEISAKIGRPSPLIAAVVRDEELIIPRGNDRLKPGDLVYLVSEKAKLLETLSAFDKHAEPLRRVLIAGGGRIGFRLAALLEEKSISTKIIEKDPDRCEALAEQLNKTVVLNGDCSDQALLSEENIQDMDVVITLTGDEQTNILAALLAKQMGARKVIVKISTFSYFPLMTTIGLDQVVSPRLSAINTILQHVRRGKVLSAMSIKGEQAEVMEAVAQKTSDIVGKPLKKISFPQGVLVTAITRGGKVIIPSGDSVIEPDDRIIVFARRQAVPKVEKILATKLKYF